The Bacteroidota bacterium DNA window CTTCTGCAAGAGAATCTGCCTGGGGAATTGCCATTCACTCTGCACAGCGGCTTGCAATTGAAGCCGATTCCACCTGGAAAAAAGAAGCGGATGAAGCGGGCGCAAAAGGATTGAAAGCCGCGCGCGCAATCGGAATGCTCACGTACCGCAATTACCAAACTTTTGCCGCGCAGCAAACCGATGAAGACAATGAGATGCTGGACAGCTTCAAAGCATCTTCCTATATAAATCACCAGGGAGAAAAATTAGTGAATCGTTTTAATGCGCAGTCATATTGGATTTTGACAAAAGCAATGGACTCGCACAATCTTGCCCGCAGAAGAGGGAAAATGGAAAGTGTTCTGAAAAAAATAAAATCAAAAACGCTTCTACTTGGAATGAGCAGCGATATTCTTTGCCCGAACGCGGAACAAAAATTTCTTGCAAAACATTTGCAGAATGCCTCTTTGAAAATTGTGGACTCTTCTTACGGACACGATGGGTTTTTAATTGAGTGGGAGAAGTTGACGAAAATTATTTCAAGATGGCTTCGTTAATTTAATTGCATCTCCAGAATTTCTCCTTCAACTATTAATTTACCTGCAGTGGATTTTTTTATATGGTCGACCGAAACCCCGGGAGCTCGTTCAATAAGTTTAAATCCTCCTTCAGGAACAATATCATACACGCCAAGTTCGGTTACAATTTTTTTTATGCAGCGAACTCCGGTAATCGGCAGCGTGCATTTCGGAAGAAGTTTTGATTCGCCCGCTTTGTTCACCTGCTGCATGGCGACAATAATATTTTTTGCGCTCGCCACCAAATCCATTGCGCCACCCATTCCTTTAACCATCTTGCCGGGAATTTTCCAGTTGGCAATGTCTCCGTTCTCGCTTACTTCCATCGCGCCTAAAATTGTCAAGTCAACTTTCTGCGCGCGTATCATTCCAAAACTCAAAGCGGAATCAAAAATGGAAGCGCCTTTCAAAAGCGTAACCGTTTGCTTTCCTGCATTAATTAAATCCGAATCTTCTTCGCCTTCATAGGGAAAAGGACCCATTCCCAAAATTCCGTTTTCGGATTGAAGAACAATGTCAACTCCTTTTGGAACATAGTTGGCGCACAATGTCGGAATTCCGATTCCTAAATTTACATAGTAGCCGTCTTTAATTTCTTTCGCGATTCGTTTTGCGATGCCGTCTTTATCTAACATTTTTTATTTCGTATTTTTCGTACAGTTTCGTTTTTCGAAGATTTATTTTTTTCTTACGGTTCGTTGTTCAATTCGTTTCTGATAATTACTGCCTTGGAAAATTCTATGAACATAAATTCCCGGCACGTGAATGGAGTCAGGATTTAATTCTCCCGGCTGAACTAATTCTTCCACTTCGGCAATCGTAATTTTTCCGCTCATCGCTACAAGCGGAGAAAAATTCCGTGTGGTTAATCTGAAAACTAAATTTCCTATCGTATCGCCCTTCCATGCTTTCACTATGGCGAAGTCGGGCTCGAAAGCGTATTCCATTAAATAATCTTTTTCTGTTCCGTTGAATTTGAATCTCCGCACTTCTTTTCCAGCCGCGACTTCTGTTCCCACTCCCGCAGGAGTATAAATCACCGGCATTCCATAACCGCCAGCCATTAATCGTGTTGCTAACGTTCCCTGCGGAATCAAATCCACTTCCAGTTCTCCGCTGAGCATTTGCCGCTCGAACTCCGCATTTTCTCCTACGTAAGACGAAACCATTTTTTTAATTTGCTTTTTGTGAAGCAGCAAACCCAAACCGAAATCATCCACGCCCGCATTGTTGGAAATGCACGTGAGCCCTTTCACATTTTTTTTCACCAGCGCTGAAATGCAGTTCTCCGGAATTCCGCACAAGCCGAAACCACCGAGGGCAATGGTCATTCCGTCCTGTACATCTTTTACTGCTTCGTCAGCGTTTTTTACTGTCTTGTTCATATTTGAAATTTTTTCTGGTAACGAAATAACGAATTTTGTTACGAATATTACAAATCATTTCTTACTGCCAACTGCCGCTGCTACTGCCGCTCAGAAATTCTCATCTTCAGTTTTATCCCCTTCTTGTCCGCCTCCTTGTTCCATTTCTTTATTATACTTATCGCAATCCATTTCCACATTTATTTTTCCTGCGGGCTTTTCAAAATCTCCCTGGTACAAATTTATTTTTTTATCGGCATATACTTTCTGCATATAATAAGCAAAAATCGGAAGCGCCATGGAAGCGCCTTGTCCTTCTGTCATGTTGGAAAAATGAATGCCGCGGTCTTCTCCGCCCACCCATGTTCCGGTTACAAGGTCAGGAGTAATTCCCATGAACCAACCGTCAGAATGATTTTGCGTGGTGCCGGTTTTTCCTGCGAGCGGATTCATCAATTTATATTTGTAGCGAAGGCGGCTTCCGGTTCCGTTCTGCACAACGCCTTGCAGCATGGAGAGCGACACGTATGCTTTTTCTTCGTTCATCACTTCTTCGGTTTTCGGGCGGAAGTCAGCAAGCACTCTTCCGTTTTTATCTTCAATGCGCGTGACAAAAATAGGTTCAACTCGTGTTCCTTTATTTGCAAACGTGCTCATGGCACCCGTCATTTCAAAAACAGAAATATCTGCCGTGCCGAGGCAAAGCGAAGGAACGGGTTCGAGCGGAGCAGTGATTCCTAATCGTTGTGCGAACTGCACCACCGGCTCGGGACCGAATTGTTTCATGATGTAAGCAGTAACCCAGTTGATGGAAAGCGCCAACGCGAATTTCATGGTCACCATTTTTCCGTTGTATTCTTCTTCCCCGGAATTTTGCGGAGTCCATGGCGGCTGATTCGGAAGTTCAAATGTTACGGGCACATTCGGAATTTTCTGGCAAGGCGACCATCCTTCCATGATCGCGAGCGCATACACAAACGGTTTGAATGTTGAACCGACTTGCCGCGTTGCCCTGCGGTTCACATGATCATATTTGAAATGTTTGTAATTGATTCCACCTACCCATGCTTTGATGTAGCCCGTGTGCGGATCCATGCTCATCAATCCCGCCTGCAGAAAATGTTTGTAGTAGCGAATCGAATCCCATGGAGTCATCGTGGTATCAAATTCTCCGTTCCAGGAAAAAACCCGCATGGATGCAGGCATATTAAAATCTTTTTTGATTTCTTCTTCACTCATGCCTGCGGTTTTCAGGTTGTGGTAACGGTCGGAGCGATGCATAGCTGAAACCATCAGCCCGTTTATTTCTTCATTCGTCAGGCGGAAATCAAACGGAGGATTTTTTTTCTTCTGGCACTCTTTGAAAAAACTTTTCTGAATTTCTTTCATGTGTTCTTCCATAGCACGCTCGGCATATTGCTGCATGCGCGAATCAATCGTAGTGTAAATTTTTAATCCATCACGATACACATCGTATTTTGTTCCATCGGGTTTCGGATTTTCGTCAATCCATTTCCGCATGAAATCATCGCGCAGGTATTCGCGGAAGTAAGGAGCGATGCCAAGGTTGTGGTCTTCGGGCTGGAAATTTAATCCGAGCGGAAGTTTTTTCAGCGAATCAAATTTTTGTTCGGATAAATATCCATACTTCACCATTTGCGCCATCACCACATTTCGCCTTTGCAGCGTTGTGTCGGCTCTTCGCTGCGGGTTGAACAGCGCAGGATTTTTGCACATGCCCACGAGCATGGCGGCTTGTTCTGTCTTCAGTGAATCGGGCGTGGTGTTGAAATAAATTTTCGAAGCGGATTTAATTCCCACAGCAAGATTGATGAAATCAAATTTGTTGATGTACATGGTGAGGATTTCTTCCTTGGTGTATTGCTTTTCCAAACGCGCAGCAATAATCCACTCTTTAATTTTTCTTGCCACAAGTTTTATCTTCGACTGATTTTTTTCCCTGGGGAAAAGCATTTTTGCCAATTGCTGCGAGAGTGTGCTTCCGCCACCGCTGCTTTCTTCTCCGCCAATAACCGTGCGGAACAACACCCGGAACAATCCGCGCAAATCAACTCCCGAATGATCGTAGAAGCGCGCGTCTTCCGTTGCAATTAATCCGTTCACCAAAGAAGGACTGAGGTCTCTGTATTTTACGTTCACGCGATTTTCTGCATAATATTTTCCCAGAATTTTTCCATCGGAAGAAATTATTTCAGTGGCCAGATTTGTTTGCGGATTCAGAAGTTCATTCGTAGAAGGAAGTTTTCCGAACCATTCCATGGAAACCATCCACACCAAAAGAAATATCAAAAGGAAAGGAACAATCACCAGCGCCCAGAAAATGCGCAGGTATTTTTTCAGTTTCTTCTCGGGGAGTTTTTGTTTTTTCTTTTCTGGGTTTGTTTCGCTCATGGAAATAGGTGGATAAAGGTAGAAAATCTACGAAAGGCGAAACAATACGAACAATACGAAACGGAAGAGAAAATATTGTATTCATCTTTCGTATTTTTCGTACAAATTCGTTTTTCGCTGATTTATATTTTCTATCTTTGTTTTCGCTCTCAATGACCACTCCCGACATAAAAATATTTTCAGGAACTGCCAGCCATATTCTTGCGGAGAAAATCGCTTCCGCCTGCGGACAACCTCTCGGAAAAGTTTCATTAAACAAATTCAGCGATGGAGAGTTCGCTCCTTCGTTTGAAGAAACAGTTCGAGGGAATAATGTTTTTCTTGTTCAATCCACTTTTCCTCCGGCAGAAAATCTTTTTGAACTTCTGCTGATGATTGATGCGGCTAAGCGCGCTTCGGCAAAAAATATTGTGGCGGTGATTCCTTATTTTGGTTTTGCGCGGCAGGACAGAAAAGACCAGCCGCGAGTTCCTATTGGCGCAAAACTCATAGCGAATCTTCTTACTGCAGCAGGTGCAACCCGCGTGATGACGATGGATCTGCACGCTGACCAGATTCAAGGATTTTTTGAAATGCCGGTTGACCATCTTTTTGCTTCCACGATTTTTATTCCGTACATAAAAAAATTAAATCTTTCCGACCTTTCTATTGTTTCTCCGGATATTGGCGGCTCGAAGCGCGCAAATGCCTACGCGAAATATCTCGGAGCAGAAATCGCAATCTGTTACAAGCAACGAAAAAAAGCAAACGTGATTGAAAGCATGACTGTGATTGGAGAAGTGGAAGGAAGAAATGTAATTCTGCTGGATGATTTGGTAGATACTGCCGGAACTCTCTGCACCGCTGCTGATATGCTGATGGATAAAGGAGCGAAAAGTGTCCGCGCAATTTGCACGCATCCGGTTCTTTCCGGAAAAGCGTACGAGAAAATTGAAAAATCAAAAATGCTTGAGTTGATTGTGACAGATACAATTCCTCTGCAACAGGAAAGCAAAAAAATAAAAGTGATTTCGGTTGCCGAACTTTTTGCCAGCGTAATTGACAAAGTGCTGAGCCATGAATCCATCAGCGCGCATTTTATAATGTAAAAATTTAGTTCTCGGTTATTAGTTCATGAAACCAAAACCATAAACTAAAAAACCAAAACAAGAAACAACAAACTAAAAACTAAATCATCATGAACTGGAAATTAATCTTCGGCTGCTCATTGTTCGGACTGGCAATGGCAATTTCAACTGCGTTTTTTCTTCCCGGGAAAATTGAAATGATTTTTTGGCTGGCAATTTTTCTGATAGTCGCGTATCTCGTAGCGAAAAGTGCAGCAGGAAAATTTTTTCTTCACGGATTTCTAATCAGTTTAGTAAATTCTGTTTGGGTGGTGAGCGCGCACATTCTTTTCTTCAAAAATTATATGGAACTAAATCCCGAAATGTGGCAGATGCAAGCGCAAATGCCCATGCCCGAACATCCGCGCATGATGATGGCAATAATGGGACCAATCATAGGAGTTGCATTTGGAATTATTCTTGGCTTGTTCTGCTGGGCAGCTTCCAAAATGGTGAAGAAATAACTCCTTAAAAAAGTCAGCAATAATTTTGACTTTCTCAATCTAAATTTTACCTTTACCAACTCTTTTTTCAAAAACAAATTAAATCCAATAAACCAATCATAAATTTTTCCGCTATGAAAAAATTTCAACTCCAACAGTTTATACTGCTTGCCGCAGTATTGTTTACTTCATCTCTCTTTGCCCAGGACTGGGTGAAAATGATGCAAGACCCCACTGTAAATTTCTTCGATGTGCAAAAAGCATTTAACCAGTATTACACAAAAGCAGAGAAGAAAATTGAAAGAGAGAAAAAAGAAAACTACAAAATGCAGGCAACCAACCGCAATGAAGAAGAAGAAATGGAAGTTCCCGGCACTTCTATTTATAAACGCTGGGAATGGTTTCAGCAGCCGCGGGTTTCCTCTACGGGCGAACGCTTTTCTCCCGATGCCGCATGGAGAGCATCGGAACAATATAAAAAAGGATTTCAAACGATGGGAACGAAAGGCGCAGGCAATTGGACAGAAATCGGACCCAAAACTTCTTCCGGCATGTCGGGTGCAGGACGCCTGAATACTCTCCGCATAAATCCAGGCAACGCAAACACATTATATGTTTGCTCGCCTGCCGGTGGATTATGGACTTCTACCAATGGCGGTTCTTCCTGGTCGGTGATGACAGACCAGCTTCCGCAGGTAATCGGCTGCACCGATCTGGCGTTTGACCCTACTAATTCAAACACCATGTATCTGGCAACAGGAGATGGAGAGGCAGGAGATAATTATTCGGTTGGATTATTAAAATCGACCGATGGTGGAGTAACCTGGAATGCAACAGGGCTCTCGTTCAATCCCGCGCAATACCGCCTGCTAAGCAGAGTAATTGTAGACCCAACTAATGGGAATAATATTTATGTAGCAACTTCTGCCGGAATTTATAAAAGCACCAATGCTGCTTCTACTTTTACTCAGGTATTAGCCGGTTCTTTTAAAAGCATGGAACTAAAACCCGGAACGCCCTCTACCATTTATTGCTGCGGAACAGAGTTTTATTATTCCACCAACAGCGGAAGCACATGGACAAAAGCAACCGGATTTCCGGCAGCAGCTTCCCTCAGCCGCCTGACGCTTGCAGTTTCTGCTGCCAGCGCCACTACTGTATATGTCAATTCAGGATTGGCAGCGCCTAATTACGGAGAAGACGGTTTTTACAAATCAACCAACAGCGGAGTAAGTTTTACCAAAGTGAGCACGCCTTCCGGATTCGGAAATCAGGAATGGTATGACTTGCCGGTGGCGGCAAATCCTTCCAATGCAAGCGAAGTGATGATTGGCGGACAAACTATTTTCTACAAATCTACTAACGGAGGAACATCCTGGTCGCAAATTGCAAGCACGACTCACGTAGATTATCACGGTATTACCTATGATGCAACCACTCCCACCACCGTTTATATCTGCAGCGATGGTGGAGTTTATAAATCCACCAATGGCGGAACTTCATGGAGTAACAGTAATAACAATTTAGCTATTGCAGAAATATACGGCTTCGGGCAATCAACTTCTGCTACCAATCCTATTATCACAGGACATCAGGATAACGGAACCAATATCTGGAACGGCACTTCTTTCAATGCAACCATGGGAGGAGACGGGATGCTGGCATTTATCAGTTGGAGTAACAGCAACACCATGTGGGGTTCGCAATACAACGGCTCGCTGAATAAATCCACCAATGGCGGAGGTTCGTGGAGCACCATGTCGGGAATCACCGAAACTTGTCCTTGGGTTACGGAATGGAATGAAGACCCGATAACAGGAGGAACCGCTTATGCGGGCTGTGCAAATGTTTGGAAAGCCAGCGGAACAACTTTCACGAAGTTAACCGGAAACCTTGCCGGCACCAGCACGGTAACAATTACTTCCATTGGTGTTTCTCCTGCGAACAACCAAACAATATGGGCTGCAAAAGGAGGAACATTGTATAAAACCACTAATGGAGGCGGTTCGTGGTCAGCAATTTCTTCGCTGCCATCAGGAACCATTTCCGATATTGTTTGCCACAACACCGATGTGAACAAAGCGTGGGTTTCCTATTCGGGATATTCCAATTCATACAAAGTATACGAAACCACCAATGGCGGAACTTCCTGGACAAATCTTTCCGCTTCGCTTCCCAATGTGCCCATGAATTGCATGGCGTTCGATAAAAATTCAAACGATGGAATTTATGTGGGAACGGATATAGGAGTATTTTATAAAGATGCAACCATGACTGTGTGGCAGCCCTTCTATAATCAATTGCCCAATGTGGTGGTCAGCCAGATTGAAATGTATTATACAGGAAGTAAAATACGCTGTTCCACTTATGGAAGAGGCGTGTGGGAATCTACCTTATATACACCCGGAGCGTATGCGCCTATGGCAAATTTCGGTGCCGATAAATATATAGGATGCCCCAGCATGGGAGTTCAGTTCACTGATTACTCTGCTTATCAACCCACTTCGTGGAGTTGGTCTTTTCCTGGCGGAACCCCTTCTACTTCCACGCAGCAAAATCCCTTTGTAGTTTACAATACTCCGGGAACTTATAATGTTTCGCTTACTGTAACCAACGCCAACGGCTCCGACACAAAAACCGTGAACACTTATATCACCGTAAGCACCAGCCCCTATGCAGCGCCAAGCGCGACCGGAAAAAATTTCTGTGCGCCAAGTACTGTAACGCTGAATGCAACTCCTGCTGCTCCGGGAACTGTTCGCTGGTGGGACCAGCCCGCAGGCGGAAATCTTCTCGGAACAGGAAATACGTATACTACTCCAACGCTTACTACCACCACAACTTATTATGTGGATGAATCTTTCCCTTCAGGAAGTTCTTATAACGTGGGCGAGTTGGATAATACCATTGGCGCGGGCGCTATGTTCACCGCCAATGATATTCGCGGGCTTTACTTTGATGTAACGAAACCGGTAATCATTAACAGCGTTCAGGTGTATTGCAACTCTACAGGAGTGCGCACCATTGAAATCATTGATGCGAACGGAAATCTTGTTACTGATACCACGCTGAATATAAACGCAGCCCCAAGCACGCTTCAAACGGTAACCATTAACCGCACGGTATATCCTGGAACCAGTTATTTTATCAAGTTCCGCGGAACGGTGGATTGTTACCGCAACTCGGCAGGAGCGGTGTATCCTTACACTTCGCCAGATATTAATATTACAAACAGCAACGCGGGATTGCCTGGTTATTATTACTTCTTCTACAACTGGACATACACCGAAATTGTCTGCAACACCGCGCGCACTTCAGTTACAGTTACGGACACTTGTTTGACGGGAATGAATGATTTGTTCGCGAACAATTACAT harbors:
- a CDS encoding T9SS type A sorting domain-containing protein — translated: MKKFQLQQFILLAAVLFTSSLFAQDWVKMMQDPTVNFFDVQKAFNQYYTKAEKKIEREKKENYKMQATNRNEEEEMEVPGTSIYKRWEWFQQPRVSSTGERFSPDAAWRASEQYKKGFQTMGTKGAGNWTEIGPKTSSGMSGAGRLNTLRINPGNANTLYVCSPAGGLWTSTNGGSSWSVMTDQLPQVIGCTDLAFDPTNSNTMYLATGDGEAGDNYSVGLLKSTDGGVTWNATGLSFNPAQYRLLSRVIVDPTNGNNIYVATSAGIYKSTNAASTFTQVLAGSFKSMELKPGTPSTIYCCGTEFYYSTNSGSTWTKATGFPAAASLSRLTLAVSAASATTVYVNSGLAAPNYGEDGFYKSTNSGVSFTKVSTPSGFGNQEWYDLPVAANPSNASEVMIGGQTIFYKSTNGGTSWSQIASTTHVDYHGITYDATTPTTVYICSDGGVYKSTNGGTSWSNSNNNLAIAEIYGFGQSTSATNPIITGHQDNGTNIWNGTSFNATMGGDGMLAFISWSNSNTMWGSQYNGSLNKSTNGGGSWSTMSGITETCPWVTEWNEDPITGGTAYAGCANVWKASGTTFTKLTGNLAGTSTVTITSIGVSPANNQTIWAAKGGTLYKTTNGGGSWSAISSLPSGTISDIVCHNTDVNKAWVSYSGYSNSYKVYETTNGGTSWTNLSASLPNVPMNCMAFDKNSNDGIYVGTDIGVFYKDATMTVWQPFYNQLPNVVVSQIEMYYTGSKIRCSTYGRGVWESTLYTPGAYAPMANFGADKYIGCPSMGVQFTDYSAYQPTSWSWSFPGGTPSTSTQQNPFVVYNTPGTYNVSLTVTNANGSDTKTVNTYITVSTSPYAAPSATGKNFCAPSTVTLNATPAAPGTVRWWDQPAGGNLLGTGNTYTTPTLTTTTTYYVDESFPSGSSYNVGELDNTIGAGAMFTANDIRGLYFDVTKPVIINSVQVYCNSTGVRTIEIIDANGNLVTDTTLNINAAPSTLQTVTINRTVYPGTSYFIKFRGTVDCYRNSAGAVYPYTSPDINITNSNAGLPGYYYFFYNWTYTEIVCNTARTSVTVTDTCLTGMNDLFANNYMDVYPNPSNGVFNVAFHIDNTDNYVIKVANAVGQTVYEEKLENFSGTYSNKINLASMRKGVYLLSVSNSKNQSVKKVLIY
- a CDS encoding transglycosylase domain-containing protein produces the protein MSETNPEKKKQKLPEKKLKKYLRIFWALVIVPFLLIFLLVWMVSMEWFGKLPSTNELLNPQTNLATEIISSDGKILGKYYAENRVNVKYRDLSPSLVNGLIATEDARFYDHSGVDLRGLFRVLFRTVIGGEESSGGGSTLSQQLAKMLFPREKNQSKIKLVARKIKEWIIAARLEKQYTKEEILTMYINKFDFINLAVGIKSASKIYFNTTPDSLKTEQAAMLVGMCKNPALFNPQRRADTTLQRRNVVMAQMVKYGYLSEQKFDSLKKLPLGLNFQPEDHNLGIAPYFREYLRDDFMRKWIDENPKPDGTKYDVYRDGLKIYTTIDSRMQQYAERAMEEHMKEIQKSFFKECQKKKNPPFDFRLTNEEINGLMVSAMHRSDRYHNLKTAGMSEEEIKKDFNMPASMRVFSWNGEFDTTMTPWDSIRYYKHFLQAGLMSMDPHTGYIKAWVGGINYKHFKYDHVNRRATRQVGSTFKPFVYALAIMEGWSPCQKIPNVPVTFELPNQPPWTPQNSGEEEYNGKMVTMKFALALSINWVTAYIMKQFGPEPVVQFAQRLGITAPLEPVPSLCLGTADISVFEMTGAMSTFANKGTRVEPIFVTRIEDKNGRVLADFRPKTEEVMNEEKAYVSLSMLQGVVQNGTGSRLRYKYKLMNPLAGKTGTTQNHSDGWFMGITPDLVTGTWVGGEDRGIHFSNMTEGQGASMALPIFAYYMQKVYADKKINLYQGDFEKPAGKINVEMDCDKYNKEMEQGGGQEGDKTEDENF
- the metX gene encoding homoserine O-acetyltransferase — translated: MLKKFTYNQRFLLESGEELPSLEIAFHTYGELNKKKNNAIWICHALTANSDCADWWSGLVGEGKIFDTKKYFIVCANIPGSCYGSSGPQSINPKTGRKYYSEFPQVTIRDMVNAHILLRKHLGIEKIFIGAGGSMGAYQILEWSVMEPKIFERMILMNTSARESAWGIAIHSAQRLAIEADSTWKKEADEAGAKGLKAARAIGMLTYRNYQTFAAQQTDEDNEMLDSFKASSYINHQGEKLVNRFNAQSYWILTKAMDSHNLARRRGKMESVLKKIKSKTLLLGMSSDILCPNAEQKFLAKHLQNASLKIVDSSYGHDGFLIEWEKLTKIISRWLR
- a CDS encoding CoA transferase subunit A, which codes for MNKTVKNADEAVKDVQDGMTIALGGFGLCGIPENCISALVKKNVKGLTCISNNAGVDDFGLGLLLHKKQIKKMVSSYVGENAEFERQMLSGELEVDLIPQGTLATRLMAGGYGMPVIYTPAGVGTEVAAGKEVRRFKFNGTEKDYLMEYAFEPDFAIVKAWKGDTIGNLVFRLTTRNFSPLVAMSGKITIAEVEELVQPGELNPDSIHVPGIYVHRIFQGSNYQKRIEQRTVRKK
- a CDS encoding CoA transferase subunit B encodes the protein MLDKDGIAKRIAKEIKDGYYVNLGIGIPTLCANYVPKGVDIVLQSENGILGMGPFPYEGEEDSDLINAGKQTVTLLKGASIFDSALSFGMIRAQKVDLTILGAMEVSENGDIANWKIPGKMVKGMGGAMDLVASAKNIIVAMQQVNKAGESKLLPKCTLPITGVRCIKKIVTELGVYDIVPEGGFKLIERAPGVSVDHIKKSTAGKLIVEGEILEMQLN
- a CDS encoding ribose-phosphate pyrophosphokinase, whose protein sequence is MTTPDIKIFSGTASHILAEKIASACGQPLGKVSLNKFSDGEFAPSFEETVRGNNVFLVQSTFPPAENLFELLLMIDAAKRASAKNIVAVIPYFGFARQDRKDQPRVPIGAKLIANLLTAAGATRVMTMDLHADQIQGFFEMPVDHLFASTIFIPYIKKLNLSDLSIVSPDIGGSKRANAYAKYLGAEIAICYKQRKKANVIESMTVIGEVEGRNVILLDDLVDTAGTLCTAADMLMDKGAKSVRAICTHPVLSGKAYEKIEKSKMLELIVTDTIPLQQESKKIKVISVAELFASVIDKVLSHESISAHFIM